Proteins encoded together in one Benincasa hispida cultivar B227 chromosome 1, ASM972705v1, whole genome shotgun sequence window:
- the LOC120090256 gene encoding palmitoyl-monogalactosyldiacylglycerol delta-7 desaturase, chloroplastic-like — protein sequence MDVSKQEPSELVKPLTPFERGKWNNIDKTTAFVIFFIHIPCIFGPFQFTWGAFWVAFVLYVITGLFGITISYHRHLSHKSFKLPKWLEYLFAYCGVHALQGDPMDWVSTHRCHHQFVDTEKDPHSPIEGFWFSHIAWTLDSYLLTKKVCPKYFRDFKGMERNMLMLNLKHGRPTNVVDLEKQSFYRFIQKTYFLHPIALAVVLYAIGGIPFVIWGMFVRVTMFVHVMFMVNSIGHRWGTRQWNTSDLSTNNWWLSLLSFGDGWHNNHHAFEYSARHGLEWWQIDFSWYVIMFLQAIGVATEVKLPTQSHKERLAMHKLKDDTPK from the exons ATGGATGTGTCAAAACAAGAACCAAGTGAATTAGTGAAACCTCTAACGCCATTCGAGAGGGGAAAATGGAACAACATAGACAAAACTACTGCATTTGTTATCTTCTTTATACACATACCTTGTATTTTTGGACCATTTCAATTCACTTGGGGTGCGTTTTGGGTTGCCTTCGTATTATATGTTATCACAGGTCTTTTCGGTATAACTATTTCATACCATAGACATCTTTCACACAAGAGTTTTAAACTTCCTAAATGGTTGGAATATTTGTTTGCTTATTGTGGCGTTCATGCATTACAG GGTGATCCGATGGATTGGGTGAGTACGCATAGATGTCATCATCAATTTGTTGATACCGAAAAAGATCCTCATAGTCCTATCGAAGGATTTTGGTTTAGTCATATTGCTTGGACATTAGATTCATACCTTTTGACAAAAAAAGTTTGTCCAAAGTACTTTAGAGATTTTAAAGGGATGGAAAGAAACATGTTGATGTTGAATTTGAAGCATGGGAGACCAACTAATGTGGTTGACTTGGAAAAACAAAGTTTTTATAGGTTTATTCAAAAGACATATTTTCTTCATCCAATTGCTCTAGCGGTAGTGCTCTATGCTATTGGAGGAATCCCTTTTGTTATATGGGGAATG TTTGTGAGGGTCACAATGTTTGTACATGTAATGTTTATGGTAAATTCAATAGGTCATAGATGGGGAACACGGCAATGGAATACATCTGATTTATCTACAAATAATTG GTGGTTAAGTTTGCTTTCATTTGGAGATGGATGGCACAATAACCACCATGCTTTTGAATATTCAGCTAGACATGGACTTGAATGGTGGCAAATTGACTTTAGTTGGTATGTTATTATGTTTCTTCAAGCCATTGGAGTGGCCACTGAGGTCAAATTACCCACTCAAAGTCACAAGGAAAGATTGGCTATGCACAAACTAAAAGATGACACTCCAAAATGA